One window of the Streptobacillus canis genome contains the following:
- the fusA gene encoding elongation factor G: MARKVALKDTRNIGIMAHIDAGKTTTTERILFYTGVNHKLGEVHDGAATMDWMEQEQERGITITSAATTCFWKGHRINIIDTPGHVDFTVEVERSLRVLDGAVAVFSAVDGVQPQSETVWRQADKYNVPRLAFFNKMDRVGADFDMCVNDIKQKLGGNGVPIQLPIGAEDAFEGVIDLIEMKEYIFTDKQGADYQVVDVRDSLKDDAELARHHLIESIVETDEELMEKYFAGEDITVDEIKRALRIATIAGTVVPVTCGTAFKNKGIQPLLDAVVAYMPSPVDIEAVKGIDPKTDAEISRKPADEEKFSALAFKIVTDPFVGRLSFFRVYSGVLEKGSYVLNSTKDKKERMGRLLQMHANKRDEIDIVYAGDIAAAVGLKDTTTGDTLCAEDAPIILERMEFPEPVISVAVEPKTKADQEKMGTALAKLAEEDPTFQVKSDQETGQTIIEGMGELHLEIIVDRMKREFKVEANVGKPQVAYRETILGSSDVEEKYAKQSGGRGQYGHVKIRVEANDGKGYEFVNEITGGAIPREYIPAVDKGIREALDSGVLAGYPVQDVKVTLYDGSYHEVDSSEMAFKIAGSMAMKKALRAANPILLEPIFKLEITTPEEYMGDVIGDLNSRRGTVSGMNDRNNAKIISGGVPLSEMFGYATDLRSKTQGRATYSMEFEKYQQVPKMLAEKVIAERTGK, encoded by the coding sequence ATGGCTAGAAAAGTTGCTTTAAAAGATACTAGAAATATAGGTATCATGGCACATATAGATGCTGGTAAAACAACTACAACTGAAAGAATCTTATTCTATACAGGAGTTAACCATAAATTAGGAGAAGTTCATGATGGAGCTGCTACTATGGACTGGATGGAACAAGAACAAGAAAGAGGAATAACAATTACATCAGCAGCAACTACTTGCTTCTGGAAAGGACATAGAATTAACATTATAGATACTCCAGGCCACGTTGACTTTACTGTTGAAGTTGAAAGATCTTTAAGAGTATTAGATGGGGCTGTTGCAGTATTCTCAGCAGTTGACGGAGTACAACCTCAATCAGAAACAGTTTGGAGACAAGCAGATAAATATAATGTACCAAGACTTGCATTTTTCAATAAAATGGATAGAGTTGGTGCAGACTTTGATATGTGTGTAAACGATATTAAACAAAAATTAGGTGGAAACGGTGTACCTATACAATTACCAATTGGTGCTGAAGATGCATTTGAAGGTGTAATAGATTTAATTGAAATGAAAGAATATATCTTCACTGATAAACAAGGAGCAGACTATCAAGTGGTAGATGTAAGAGATTCATTAAAAGATGATGCAGAACTTGCAAGACATCACTTAATTGAATCAATTGTTGAAACTGATGAAGAATTAATGGAAAAATATTTTGCTGGAGAGGACATTACAGTTGATGAAATTAAAAGAGCGTTAAGAATAGCTACAATAGCAGGAACAGTAGTACCTGTAACATGTGGTACTGCATTTAAAAATAAAGGTATCCAACCCCTATTAGATGCTGTAGTTGCATATATGCCTTCACCAGTTGATATAGAAGCAGTTAAAGGGATAGATCCTAAAACAGATGCAGAAATTTCAAGAAAACCTGCTGATGAAGAAAAATTCTCAGCATTAGCATTCAAAATTGTTACAGATCCATTTGTAGGAAGATTATCATTCTTTAGAGTTTATTCAGGAGTTTTAGAAAAAGGTTCTTATGTATTAAACTCTACTAAAGATAAAAAAGAAAGAATGGGAAGATTACTTCAAATGCATGCTAATAAAAGAGATGAAATTGATATAGTATATGCTGGAGATATTGCAGCTGCAGTTGGATTAAAAGATACAACTACAGGAGATACATTATGTGCTGAAGATGCTCCAATTATTTTAGAAAGAATGGAATTCCCAGAACCAGTTATTTCGGTTGCAGTAGAACCTAAAACTAAGGCTGACCAAGAAAAAATGGGTACTGCATTAGCTAAACTTGCAGAAGAAGATCCTACTTTCCAAGTTAAATCTGACCAAGAAACAGGACAAACTATTATTGAAGGTATGGGAGAATTACATTTAGAAATAATTGTAGACCGTATGAAGAGAGAATTTAAAGTAGAAGCTAATGTTGGAAAACCACAAGTTGCTTATAGAGAAACTATACTTGGTTCATCAGATGTTGAAGAAAAATATGCTAAACAATCTGGAGGACGTGGACAATATGGACATGTTAAGATTAGAGTTGAAGCAAATGATGGAAAAGGATATGAATTTGTTAATGAAATTACAGGAGGAGCAATTCCTAGAGAATATATACCTGCTGTAGATAAAGGTATAAGAGAAGCTCTTGATTCAGGAGTTTTAGCTGGATATCCAGTACAAGATGTAAAAGTTACACTATATGATGGATCATACCATGAAGTGGATTCATCAGAAATGGCATTTAAAATTGCAGGATCTATGGCAATGAAAAAAGCTTTAAGAGCTGCAAATCCTATCTTACTTGAACCAATATTCAAGTTAGAAATTACAACACCTGAAGAATACATGGGAGATGTTATAGGAGATTTAAATTCTAGACGTGG